In Halovulum dunhuangense, one genomic interval encodes:
- the thiM gene encoding hydroxyethylthiazole kinase, whose product MENPGSHLARMRETAPLVHNITNFVAMNVMANVLLAVGASPAMVHAREEVGEFAGLAQALSVNIGTADPDWGAAMEDAASVMNANARPWVFDPVGVGATRFRQDLSRRLLALRPTVVRGNASEILALAGLSGKARGVDAGDSVEAAMEAAQALARETGGVVAVSGPEDYVTDGARGYRIANGHPLMARVTVMGCSLNGVIAAYCVGAGPLEATAAALASYGLAGEVAARAAGGPGSFQPAFLDALAAQTPEALDAGARVRVASEGAQVSVASEGARTSVT is encoded by the coding sequence ATGGAAAACCCAGGCAGTCATCTGGCCCGGATGCGGGAAACCGCGCCGCTGGTCCACAACATCACGAATTTCGTGGCGATGAACGTCATGGCCAACGTGCTGCTGGCGGTGGGCGCGTCGCCCGCCATGGTGCATGCGCGCGAGGAGGTGGGCGAATTCGCCGGCCTTGCGCAGGCGTTGAGCGTGAACATCGGCACCGCCGATCCCGACTGGGGCGCGGCCATGGAGGACGCGGCTTCGGTGATGAACGCGAACGCGCGGCCCTGGGTGTTCGATCCCGTGGGCGTGGGTGCGACGCGGTTCCGGCAGGACCTGTCGCGGCGGCTGCTGGCGCTGCGCCCCACGGTGGTGCGCGGCAACGCGTCCGAGATCCTGGCGCTGGCGGGGCTGTCGGGCAAGGCCCGCGGCGTGGATGCGGGCGACAGCGTGGAGGCGGCGATGGAGGCCGCGCAGGCGCTTGCGCGCGAGACGGGCGGGGTGGTCGCGGTGTCGGGGCCCGAGGATTACGTCACCGACGGCGCGCGCGGCTACCGCATCGCCAACGGCCATCCGCTGATGGCGCGGGTCACGGTGATGGGCTGTTCGCTGAACGGGGTGATCGCGGCCTATTGCGTGGGCGCCGGGCCGCTGGAGGCGACGGCCGCGGCGCTGGCCAGCTACGGGCTGGCGGGCGAGGTGGCGGCGCGGGCGGCCGGGGGGCCCGGCAGTTTCCAGCCGGCATTCCTGGATGCGCTGGCGGCGCAGACGCCGGAGGCGTTGGATGCAGGCGCGCGGGTCAGGGTCGCGTCCGAAGGCGCGCAGGTGAGCGTCGCGTCCGAAGGCGCGCGGACAAGCGTGACATGA
- a CDS encoding trans-3-hydroxy-L-proline dehydratase: MRSSKTIHVISAHAEGEVGDVIVGGVTPPPGDTLWEQSRWIARDGTLRNFVLNEPRGGVFRHVNLLVPPKDPRADAAFIIMEPEDTPPMSGSNSICVATVLLDAGILPMVEPVTEITLEAPGGLVRVRAECRGGKAERIFVQNLPSFAARLDADLEVPGLGTLKVDTAYGGDSFVFVDSQALGFALTPDEARDIAGLGVTITNAANEQLGFVHPENPDWRHISFCLFAGPVRQDGGDLRAGAAVAIQPGKVDRSPTGTALSARMAVLHARGQMRTGQSLTAISLIGSTFTGRILGEAVVGDSPAILPEISGRGWITGIHQHMLDPSDPWPGGYRLSDTWGAGPWRGGR; the protein is encoded by the coding sequence ATGCGATCGTCAAAGACCATCCACGTCATTTCCGCCCATGCCGAGGGCGAGGTGGGCGACGTGATCGTGGGCGGCGTGACGCCGCCGCCGGGCGACACCCTGTGGGAGCAGAGCCGCTGGATCGCGCGCGACGGCACCTTGCGCAACTTCGTCCTGAACGAGCCGCGCGGGGGCGTGTTCCGCCATGTGAACCTGCTGGTGCCGCCCAAGGATCCGCGCGCGGATGCCGCCTTCATCATCATGGAGCCCGAGGACACGCCGCCGATGTCGGGGTCGAACTCGATCTGCGTGGCGACCGTGCTGCTGGATGCGGGCATCCTGCCGATGGTGGAACCCGTTACCGAGATCACGCTGGAAGCACCCGGCGGGCTGGTGCGGGTGCGCGCGGAATGCCGGGGCGGCAAGGCCGAGCGGATCTTCGTGCAGAACCTGCCGAGCTTCGCGGCACGGCTTGACGCGGACCTGGAAGTGCCGGGGCTGGGCACGCTGAAGGTGGACACCGCCTATGGTGGGGACAGCTTCGTTTTCGTGGATTCCCAAGCACTTGGCTTTGCCCTGACCCCCGACGAGGCGCGCGATATCGCGGGGCTTGGGGTGACGATCACCAATGCCGCGAACGAGCAGCTGGGGTTTGTCCATCCGGAGAATCCCGACTGGCGGCATATCTCGTTCTGCCTGTTCGCGGGGCCGGTTCGGCAGGACGGGGGCGACCTGCGCGCGGGCGCGGCGGTGGCGATCCAGCCGGGCAAGGTCGACCGCTCGCCCACCGGCACGGCCCTGTCGGCGCGGATGGCGGTGCTGCATGCGCGGGGGCAGATGCGGACGGGGCAGAGCCTGACGGCAATTTCCCTTATCGGCTCGACGTTTACCGGGCGGATCCTGGGCGAGGCGGTGGTGGGCGACAGCCCGGCGATCCTGCCCGAGATCTCGGGCCGGGGCTGGATCACGGGCATCCATCAGCACATGCTTGACCCCTCGGACCCGTGGCCCGGGGGCTATCGGCTGTCGGATACCTGGGGCGCCGGACCCTGGCGGGGGGGCCGCTGA
- a CDS encoding aconitase X gives MTAQSVLPGQAEGQVLATGEGLSFWGGVDPATARVIDTHHPLHGASVAGKVLMMPTSRGSCTGSGVILDMALNGRAPAALIFAEAEDVLTLGAMVADRLFGRGFPVLRLSHAAFAQVARAERVRITADTLIADGTEIPLAPPAAAALDLTESDRAYLAGAHGRAAQLAMEILIAMAANQGAARLCDVTRVHIDGCIYASPANLRFAEEMAALGGRVVVPTTTNAISVDHENWRGQGVPDSFGGPASRLADAYVAMGAAPSFTCAPYLLENAPKPGEDIGWSESNAVIYANSVLGARTVKHPDFLDLFIALTGRAPHSGVYLPENRRPRRVIRVAAPAEVDDAFWPMLGWLVGQAAPDRVPLIAGCEGLSPTEDDLKALCAAFGTTSAAPMLHVAGHTPEAGLAPVEDADTAEVALADFRTLWAGFNEAPDAVDLVAIGSPHASAHECRMLADLLTGTRNPGTDVILTVGRATLAAMARDGTLARLMDFGVKVVPDLCWCSISEPVFPPTAKVVMTNSGKYAHYGPGLTGRRMRFGNLAQCAETARTGRAPENMPNWLA, from the coding sequence GCGGGCAAGGTGCTGATGATGCCCACCAGCCGCGGGTCGTGCACCGGAAGCGGCGTGATCCTCGACATGGCGCTGAACGGCCGCGCCCCGGCCGCCCTGATCTTCGCCGAGGCCGAGGACGTGCTGACACTGGGCGCGATGGTCGCCGACCGGCTGTTCGGCCGGGGCTTTCCGGTGCTGCGCCTGTCGCATGCCGCCTTTGCGCAGGTGGCGCGGGCCGAGCGGGTGCGGATCACCGCCGACACGCTGATCGCGGATGGCACGGAGATCCCCCTCGCGCCCCCCGCCGCTGCCGCGCTCGACCTGACCGAAAGCGACCGCGCCTATCTTGCGGGCGCGCATGGCCGCGCAGCGCAGCTTGCCATGGAAATCCTGATCGCCATGGCCGCGAACCAGGGCGCCGCGCGGCTGTGCGACGTGACGCGGGTACATATCGACGGCTGCATCTACGCAAGCCCCGCCAACCTGCGCTTTGCCGAGGAAATGGCAGCACTTGGCGGGCGGGTGGTGGTGCCCACGACCACCAACGCGATCTCTGTCGATCACGAGAACTGGCGTGGCCAAGGCGTGCCCGACAGCTTCGGCGGGCCGGCCAGCCGGCTGGCGGATGCCTATGTCGCGATGGGGGCCGCGCCCAGCTTCACCTGCGCGCCCTACCTGCTGGAGAACGCGCCGAAGCCGGGCGAGGATATCGGCTGGTCCGAGTCCAATGCCGTGATCTATGCCAACTCGGTGCTGGGCGCGCGCACGGTCAAGCACCCGGATTTCCTGGATCTTTTCATAGCCCTCACGGGCCGCGCGCCCCATTCCGGCGTCTACCTGCCGGAAAACCGCCGCCCCCGCCGGGTGATCCGGGTCGCCGCCCCGGCAGAAGTGGATGACGCCTTCTGGCCGATGCTGGGCTGGCTGGTGGGCCAGGCCGCGCCCGACCGGGTGCCGCTGATCGCGGGCTGCGAGGGGCTCTCGCCGACAGAGGACGACCTAAAGGCGCTGTGCGCGGCCTTCGGCACGACATCCGCCGCGCCGATGCTGCATGTGGCGGGCCACACCCCCGAGGCGGGGCTGGCGCCGGTGGAGGATGCGGACACGGCAGAGGTGGCCCTTGCCGATTTCCGCACCCTCTGGGCCGGGTTCAACGAGGCGCCCGACGCGGTGGACCTGGTGGCGATCGGCAGCCCCCACGCCTCCGCCCATGAGTGCCGGATGCTGGCGGACCTGCTGACCGGCACGCGCAATCCCGGGACGGACGTGATCCTGACCGTGGGCCGGGCGACGCTGGCCGCGATGGCGCGCGACGGAACCCTGGCGCGGCTGATGGACTTCGGCGTGAAGGTGGTGCCGGATCTGTGCTGGTGCTCGATCTCTGAGCCGGTGTTCCCGCCGACGGCCAAGGTCGTGATGACCAATTCCGGCAAGTACGCCCATTACGGCCCGGGGCTGACGGGCCGGCGGATGCGGTTCGGAAACCTGGCCCAATGCGCCGAGACGGCGCGCACCGGCCGGGCACCGGAAAACATGCCCAACTGGTTGGCGTGA